Proteins from a single region of Hymenobacter aquaticus:
- a CDS encoding acyl carrier protein phosphodiesterase, with translation MNFLAHLLLSGSPAAPDYADIVIGNFAAEAVRGRAQVLAYPAAVQRGIHLHRFIDSFTDGHPVVRRTTARLRAAGLGKWAGVVADMGYDHLLARDFAHFHPAEPLPAFSQRLYALLHARRHELPERLQHMLQYMRQGDWLTGYAQPEGLHRALLGLSRRVPSGAVLATGAAAFLAERGAYEVDFREFWPELRAGVEERLFTGM, from the coding sequence ATGAACTTCCTGGCCCACCTGCTGCTCTCCGGCTCGCCCGCCGCCCCCGATTACGCGGATATCGTTATCGGCAACTTTGCCGCCGAGGCCGTGCGGGGCCGGGCCCAGGTGCTGGCCTACCCCGCCGCCGTGCAGCGCGGCATTCATTTGCACCGCTTCATCGACTCGTTTACCGACGGCCACCCCGTGGTGCGCCGCACCACTGCCCGCCTGCGCGCGGCCGGCCTGGGCAAGTGGGCCGGCGTGGTGGCCGATATGGGCTACGACCACCTGCTGGCCCGCGACTTCGCCCACTTTCACCCCGCCGAGCCTTTGCCCGCGTTCAGCCAGCGCCTCTACGCCCTGCTGCACGCCCGCCGCCACGAGCTGCCCGAGCGCCTGCAGCACATGCTCCAGTACATGCGCCAGGGCGACTGGCTGACCGGCTACGCCCAGCCCGAAGGCTTGCACCGCGCCCTGCTGGGCCTGAGCCGCCGCGTGCCCAGCGGGGCCGTGCTGGCCACGGGTGCCGCCGCGTTTCTGGCGGAGCGGGGGGCGTACGAGGTAGATTTTCGGGAGTTCTGGCCGGAGCTGCGGGCGGGGGTGGAGGAAAGATTGTTTACAGGAATGTAA
- a CDS encoding type II toxin-antitoxin system RelE/ParE family toxin: MQKPIAVALTEEADAFVLALAPEVRKRFAKAFEKTELGFKGDWFQKMTNTADIWEFRVDGPNHTYRLFAFWDTTGATDTLIICTHGLDKKTQKTPAADIARAERVRQAWLAGRR, from the coding sequence ATGCAAAAGCCGATTGCCGTTGCCTTAACTGAGGAAGCCGATGCCTTTGTGCTGGCGCTGGCTCCGGAAGTTAGGAAGCGGTTTGCTAAAGCATTCGAGAAAACCGAGCTGGGCTTTAAAGGCGACTGGTTTCAGAAAATGACGAACACGGCCGACATCTGGGAGTTTCGCGTTGATGGGCCAAACCACACCTACCGGCTGTTTGCCTTCTGGGATACCACGGGTGCTACTGATACGCTCATTATCTGCACCCACGGCCTGGATAAGAAAACCCAGAAGACGCCCGCCGCCGATATTGCCCGCGCCGAGCGTGTCCGGCAAGCCTGGCTTGCGGGCCGCCGCTAA
- a CDS encoding helix-turn-helix domain-containing protein, whose protein sequence is MATTTNQPAAETQSIRLKRFQDVKSSYVGAEGTPERHTYEAELRAEVIAEKIKELRKARHMTQQELGDKIGVKKAQVSRLESSTANITLDTLQKVFLALGARVTFGIEPLGE, encoded by the coding sequence ATGGCTACTACTACCAACCAGCCCGCCGCCGAAACCCAGTCCATCCGGCTCAAACGGTTTCAGGATGTGAAAAGCAGCTATGTAGGAGCCGAGGGCACACCGGAGCGCCACACCTACGAAGCCGAGCTGCGGGCGGAAGTCATTGCCGAGAAGATCAAGGAGCTGCGCAAAGCCCGCCACATGACCCAGCAGGAGCTGGGCGACAAAATCGGGGTGAAGAAAGCCCAGGTTTCCCGCCTGGAAAGCAGCACCGCCAATATCACCCTCGACACACTGCAAAAAGTGTTTCTGGCGCTGGGCGCGCGGGTTACGTTCGGAATTGAGCCGCTGGGGGAGTAG
- a CDS encoding FKBP-type peptidyl-prolyl cis-trans isomerase: MAQISPNKVVTITYDLSVTDENQEKVLVESAEADAPMVFLFGQSGLPEEFESQLSGKSAGDAFTFSLTPEQAYGDYDQQAVVDIPKNVFEIDGKIDEEMLQEGNFLPMSDNQGNHMQGKIVEIGADTVKMDFNHPLAGMVMHFDGKVAAVRDATKEELDHGHVHGEGGHHH; encoded by the coding sequence ATGGCCCAGATCAGCCCCAATAAAGTCGTCACCATCACCTACGACTTGAGTGTGACCGACGAAAACCAAGAGAAAGTACTGGTAGAATCGGCCGAGGCCGACGCCCCGATGGTGTTCCTGTTTGGCCAGAGCGGCCTGCCCGAGGAGTTCGAGAGCCAGCTCAGCGGCAAAAGCGCCGGCGACGCCTTCACCTTCAGCCTCACCCCCGAGCAGGCCTACGGCGACTACGACCAGCAGGCCGTGGTCGACATTCCCAAGAACGTCTTCGAAATCGACGGCAAGATTGACGAGGAAATGCTGCAGGAAGGCAACTTCCTGCCCATGTCCGACAACCAGGGCAACCACATGCAGGGCAAAATCGTCGAAATCGGCGCCGACACCGTGAAGATGGACTTCAACCACCCTCTGGCCGGCATGGTCATGCACTTCGACGGTAAGGTAGCCGCCGTGCGCGACGCCACGAAAGAAGAGCTGGACCACGGCCACGTACACGGCGAAGGTGGGCATCACCACTAA